In the Flavisolibacter tropicus genome, one interval contains:
- a CDS encoding right-handed parallel beta-helix repeat-containing protein, with translation MKSPIFILCFICCALLVRAQAYEERDIKSFGATGNGITNDHAAFQKAADYFNKRGGNGKLIISEGTYVVGKQTYTKGKNGAPCYWGEDLLSLANVHDVTIEGKHGVKIVYDKGLRFGAFDPATGEPYEHGNNYFVKYTYAAIIGYCIKIDKCNNVTVANLELDGNSGSLILGGVYGDVGRQLPHCGVFIGNSKGIVIDGLNVHHFGLDGITVGNKVSSTKDNILLQNSSFEYNSRQGLSWIGGNELKVKRCKFNHTGRGAFSSSPNAGVDIEAEWGPNRNASFEDCEFINNRGCAMVADSGDSGYCSFLNCTFWGTTTWSIWVTKPGFTFTGCNIYGSTVHGYNSPNDKDATKYIDCHFEDKEYNGLPPYGTFLVVTNGSRRVNYLNCTFVSHTKKLIWAELIANTPQEKYQFNNCTFTVYNTNLPASDWIAVLRGMRYKNCKFEFSKESRQLGYWLNTCCNGGGNIDGGGNKTSTL, from the coding sequence ATGAAAAGTCCAATATTCATTCTTTGTTTTATATGCTGCGCACTGTTGGTGCGTGCTCAGGCTTATGAGGAGCGAGATATCAAATCATTTGGTGCTACTGGCAATGGCATAACCAATGACCATGCAGCCTTTCAGAAGGCTGCTGATTATTTTAATAAGAGAGGAGGGAATGGAAAGCTTATTATTTCAGAAGGGACATATGTTGTAGGAAAACAAACCTATACAAAAGGAAAGAATGGTGCTCCCTGTTATTGGGGAGAGGATTTGTTAAGTTTAGCAAACGTTCATGATGTAACTATTGAAGGTAAGCATGGTGTCAAGATTGTTTATGATAAAGGGTTGCGGTTTGGGGCCTTTGATCCGGCTACAGGAGAGCCCTATGAACATGGTAATAATTATTTCGTAAAATATACTTATGCCGCTATTATAGGTTATTGTATTAAAATTGATAAATGCAATAATGTAACAGTTGCAAATCTTGAATTAGATGGCAATAGCGGTTCGCTTATTTTAGGTGGTGTATATGGCGATGTAGGCCGGCAGTTGCCACATTGCGGAGTTTTTATAGGTAACAGTAAAGGCATTGTGATTGATGGCCTAAATGTCCATCATTTTGGGCTTGATGGAATTACTGTCGGTAACAAGGTCAGTTCAACTAAGGATAATATTTTACTTCAAAACAGCTCCTTTGAATATAACAGCCGGCAAGGACTTTCGTGGATAGGAGGCAATGAATTAAAAGTAAAAAGGTGCAAGTTTAACCATACTGGGCGCGGTGCCTTTAGTTCATCTCCTAATGCAGGTGTTGATATTGAAGCAGAGTGGGGGCCAAACCGTAATGCATCGTTTGAAGATTGCGAGTTTATTAATAACAGGGGTTGTGCTATGGTAGCTGATAGTGGAGATAGTGGGTACTGTAGCTTTTTGAATTGTACATTTTGGGGTACAACTACCTGGTCTATATGGGTTACTAAGCCTGGTTTTACATTTACCGGTTGTAATATCTATGGTTCTACTGTACATGGTTATAATTCTCCCAATGATAAAGATGCAACCAAGTATATTGACTGTCATTTTGAAGATAAAGAATATAACGGGCTGCCTCCTTATGGAACATTTCTGGTAGTAACAAATGGCAGTAGAAGAGTTAATTATTTGAACTGTACGTTTGTTAGTCATACCAAAAAGCTGATCTGGGCCGAGCTTATTGCTAATACTCCTCAGGAAAAGTATCAATTTAACAACTGTACATTCACGGTCTACAATACCAACTTGCCAGCGAGTGATTGGATTGCAGTTTTAAGAGGAATGCGCTATAAAAATTGCAAATTTGAATTCAGTAAAGAGTCCAGACAATTAGGCTATTGGTTAAATACCTGTTGTAATGGTGGTGGCAATATCGATGGTGGAGGAAATAAGACGAGTACACTTTAA
- a CDS encoding GNAT family N-acetyltransferase — protein sequence MTNSTDRLDLLNQLYFEPLSPGNWSQFVKLFGERGACGNCWCMSFRLKKADFEEGKIEDGNKQAMKGLVWAGEPTGLLGFYQGEAIAWCAFAPREHFLKVENSRVHKRIDDKQVWSIPCFFIDKRFRRLGVSVALLKAVIEYATTQGIGIIEAYPTIPTQEKLPDAFAWIGLYKSFERAGFKIVDRTSKSRPMVRYYTSARLES from the coding sequence ATGACAAACAGTACTGACCGTTTAGATCTACTCAATCAATTATACTTTGAGCCATTGTCGCCAGGTAATTGGAGTCAGTTTGTAAAGCTGTTTGGCGAAAGAGGTGCCTGTGGTAATTGCTGGTGTATGTCGTTTCGGTTGAAGAAAGCAGATTTTGAAGAGGGTAAGATTGAAGACGGAAACAAACAAGCTATGAAAGGCTTAGTGTGGGCAGGGGAGCCAACTGGCCTATTGGGATTTTATCAAGGCGAAGCTATAGCCTGGTGTGCTTTTGCACCGAGGGAACATTTCTTAAAAGTAGAAAACTCCAGAGTGCATAAACGGATTGATGATAAACAAGTATGGTCTATTCCTTGCTTCTTTATTGATAAGCGATTCCGACGACTGGGTGTGTCGGTGGCTCTATTAAAAGCGGTCATAGAGTATGCTACTACCCAGGGCATAGGAATCATAGAAGCTTATCCTACTATTCCTACTCAAGAAAAGTTACCAGATGCTTTTGCCTGGATTGGTCTTTACAAATCTTTTGAGCGGGCAGGTTTTAAAATTGTAGACCGTACTTCTAAGAGCAGGCCAATGGTGCGCTATTATACATCAGCCAGGTTGGAGTCGTAA
- a CDS encoding GNAT family N-acetyltransferase, which produces MIKEVSFIPFPLLSTNRLVLRQLWESDARDLSVLRSNEAVNRYVARAKQTSFKEASAFIHTINRGIREKKWLYWAICQKEHPKLIGTICLWNFSTDHTTAEIGYELEPAYQRQGFMNEALQCVIDFCFNHIHLKGLEAFTHKDNSSSIRLLLKNQFEPDLDRKDGEDENNRIFTLSLQHKQMVEVQRN; this is translated from the coding sequence ATGATAAAAGAAGTAAGCTTCATACCGTTTCCTTTATTATCAACAAACCGATTGGTCCTACGTCAATTATGGGAGTCTGACGCCAGAGACTTATCAGTATTACGCTCAAATGAAGCCGTGAACCGTTATGTAGCACGCGCTAAACAAACATCGTTCAAAGAAGCCAGTGCTTTTATACACACCATTAACCGTGGTATCAGGGAAAAGAAATGGCTTTATTGGGCCATTTGCCAGAAAGAACATCCTAAACTCATTGGCACCATCTGCCTCTGGAATTTTTCAACCGATCATACAACAGCTGAAATCGGCTATGAATTAGAGCCCGCCTACCAGAGACAAGGATTTATGAACGAGGCGCTGCAGTGTGTTATTGATTTCTGTTTTAATCACATTCATCTAAAAGGATTAGAAGCCTTTACCCATAAAGACAATAGTAGTTCGATACGTCTATTATTGAAAAACCAATTTGAACCAGATCTTGATCGCAAGGATGGTGAAGATGAAAACAACAGGATCTTTACACTTTCACTGCAGCATAAACAAATGGTTGAAGTACAACGGAATTAA
- a CDS encoding rhodanese-like domain-containing protein produces MLRSFLLAGVLFIAFQGKAQNPENWTAKQLIEPSDLATAINGKKDIPVIISVGPGATIPNSVAIGMVNSQEGLDKLKVQLKEVAKDKKIVIYCGCCPFEHCPNVRPAINALKEMKFTQYYLLNIPHNIKKDWIDKGYPVTK; encoded by the coding sequence ATGTTACGTTCATTTCTGCTGGCTGGAGTTTTATTTATAGCTTTTCAGGGGAAAGCACAAAATCCAGAGAACTGGACTGCCAAACAGCTTATTGAGCCATCGGATTTAGCAACGGCTATCAATGGAAAGAAAGATATTCCTGTAATTATCAGTGTTGGGCCTGGCGCTACGATACCTAATTCTGTTGCTATTGGTATGGTGAATAGCCAGGAGGGGTTAGATAAGCTTAAGGTGCAATTGAAAGAGGTGGCAAAGGATAAGAAGATCGTTATTTATTGTGGCTGTTGCCCGTTTGAGCATTGCCCAAATGTGAGACCTGCCATCAATGCATTAAAAGAAATGAAGTTTACACAATATTATCTTTTAAATATCCCACATAACATTAAGAAGGACTGGATAGACAAAGGCTACCCTGTAACTAAATAA
- a CDS encoding sterol desaturase family protein — protein sequence MTPLPDFSQPLWFAFATLVVFLVVVGRYLLIAGLFHGIFYVWFPQRWQQRKINSRGYKSGQFKNEVKWSMITAFLFAVAGSLMLVLWQQGYTKVYTNIYDYPLWWMPISLFIALLAHETYYYWLHRWMHHPKVFRIVHKVHHDSNITSPWTAFSFHPLEGLLQALFLPILLLILPMHLYVLVIQLTIMTFSSVINHLDIEVYPKGFHKNFVGRWLIGATHHSLHHKQFKYNYGLYFTFWDKWKHTESPLYERLFEEKTATAVVDQEKQQATT from the coding sequence ATGACACCATTACCCGACTTTAGCCAACCGCTTTGGTTTGCCTTTGCTACCCTGGTAGTGTTTCTGGTAGTAGTAGGTCGCTATTTGCTCATAGCCGGGCTCTTTCACGGTATCTTCTACGTGTGGTTTCCCCAACGCTGGCAGCAACGCAAGATCAACAGCAGAGGTTATAAATCAGGACAGTTTAAAAATGAAGTAAAATGGAGTATGATCACTGCATTCCTTTTTGCAGTTGCCGGAAGCTTAATGCTGGTGCTATGGCAACAGGGTTATACTAAAGTTTATACGAACATTTATGACTATCCGCTTTGGTGGATGCCTATAAGCTTATTTATTGCCCTGCTGGCACATGAAACCTATTACTACTGGCTGCACCGTTGGATGCACCATCCTAAAGTATTCCGGATTGTACACAAAGTGCACCATGATAGTAACATTACCTCTCCATGGACAGCTTTTTCATTTCACCCATTAGAAGGACTCCTTCAAGCCCTTTTTTTACCAATCTTGCTTCTGATTCTGCCCATGCATTTGTATGTATTGGTTATTCAACTTACCATAATGACCTTTAGCTCAGTGATCAATCACCTGGATATAGAAGTATACCCCAAGGGCTTTCATAAAAACTTCGTTGGCCGCTGGCTCATTGGCGCTACTCACCACTCCTTACACCACAAGCAGTTTAAGTATAACTATGGTCTTTACTTCACTTTTTGGGACAAGTGGAAACATACCGAAAGCCCATTATATGAAAGGCTGTTTGAAGAAAAAACGGCAACTGCTGTTGTTGATCAAGAAAAACAACAAGCAACTACCTGA
- a CDS encoding lytic transglycosylase domain-containing protein, translated as MKRRIAAIFNIAAGVVLGIFIAGQFGFTNDENGFLKRITGKDDREAVQFHAPPHPTEISFAGEKVPLERWDVKERFDRELLFNYYNQANILYLLKLANRYFPIISERLQVNGIPDDFKYLCVAESNLLSGARSSVGAGGYWQFMKSTAPNYRLTVNDQVDERSDLIKSTDAACQYIKAAYEKFGSWTAAAASYNMGQGGYNGQVSFQGTKYYYDLQLPEETNRYLFRILTFKYLMANAASLGFVLKDDEKYNTIPTQSIMVNTNIPNLAEWAQARGTTYKMLRQLNPWLYGRSLNTDGKTYEIKLPAP; from the coding sequence ATGAAACGAAGGATAGCTGCTATTTTCAATATTGCCGCTGGTGTAGTGCTAGGTATTTTTATAGCGGGTCAGTTTGGCTTCACCAATGATGAAAACGGTTTTTTGAAACGTATAACAGGGAAGGATGACCGTGAAGCAGTACAGTTTCATGCGCCCCCACACCCTACCGAAATCTCTTTTGCCGGGGAAAAAGTACCCCTTGAACGTTGGGACGTAAAAGAGCGCTTTGATCGGGAACTGTTGTTTAATTATTATAACCAAGCGAATATCCTTTACTTGTTAAAATTAGCGAACCGTTATTTCCCCATTATTTCGGAACGCCTGCAAGTCAATGGTATTCCTGATGATTTTAAATATTTATGCGTAGCTGAAAGTAATCTATTAAGTGGTGCCCGCTCAAGCGTTGGGGCTGGCGGCTATTGGCAGTTTATGAAAAGCACAGCACCCAATTACCGCCTAACAGTAAACGACCAAGTAGATGAGCGGTCTGATTTGATCAAATCAACTGATGCCGCCTGTCAATATATAAAAGCAGCCTATGAAAAATTTGGTAGTTGGACAGCCGCTGCCGCTTCTTACAACATGGGACAAGGGGGATATAACGGACAGGTATCTTTTCAAGGCACAAAATATTATTACGATCTGCAGCTACCAGAAGAAACCAATCGTTACTTGTTTCGCATACTGACCTTTAAATATTTAATGGCTAATGCTGCCTCGTTAGGTTTTGTATTAAAAGACGATGAAAAATATAATACTATCCCCACCCAAAGTATAATGGTCAACACCAACATACCCAACCTGGCGGAATGGGCACAAGCCAGAGGCACTACGTACAAAATGCTTCGCCAGTTGAATCCCTGGTTATATGGACGCTCGTTAAATACAGATGGTAAAACATATGAGATCAAATTACCAGCCCCTTGA
- a CDS encoding acylphosphatase: MPTVYLLIKGKVQGVFYRATAKEEADQLQLTGWIKNTEEGHVEAVASGSQYALDQFISWCKKGPRKAEVSEVEIKTLPEETFEQFSILRGSY; the protein is encoded by the coding sequence ATGCCTACAGTGTATTTACTTATTAAAGGAAAAGTACAAGGTGTATTTTATAGAGCTACGGCTAAAGAAGAAGCCGACCAGCTACAACTTACCGGATGGATAAAGAATACAGAAGAAGGCCATGTAGAAGCTGTGGCCAGTGGAAGCCAGTATGCATTGGACCAATTTATAAGTTGGTGTAAAAAAGGTCCCAGGAAAGCAGAGGTTTCCGAAGTAGAAATAAAAACGCTTCCAGAAGAAACGTTTGAACAATTTTCCATTTTAAGGGGATCATATTAA
- a CDS encoding DUF5684 domain-containing protein, producing the protein MIFLLFLILFAFAFVIFLIASQWKVFEKAGQPGWACIVPIYNTYVLLKIAGKPGWWLLLLFVPFVNIVFAIWTVNMISKSFGKDEGFTAGLILLGFVFWPILGFGSAQYLGPYGDPEEFAARQNASRFDFEH; encoded by the coding sequence ATGATTTTCTTATTGTTCCTGATTCTGTTTGCATTTGCTTTTGTTATTTTCCTGATTGCTTCACAATGGAAGGTGTTTGAAAAAGCAGGGCAGCCTGGATGGGCCTGCATAGTGCCAATTTATAATACCTATGTTCTGCTCAAAATTGCTGGTAAACCCGGCTGGTGGTTACTATTATTATTCGTACCATTTGTAAATATTGTCTTTGCTATCTGGACTGTAAACATGATATCCAAGAGTTTTGGTAAAGACGAAGGCTTTACTGCAGGCTTAATCCTTTTAGGTTTTGTTTTCTGGCCAATCTTGGGATTTGGCAGCGCTCAATATCTTGGTCCATATGGCGATCCGGAAGAATTCGCTGCTCGCCAAAATGCCAGCCGATTTGACTTTGAACATTGA
- a CDS encoding YdeI/OmpD-associated family protein, with protein MINFSTLIKRFNKQGEKTGWTYIEISQAIAEQLKPGNKKSFRVSGKLDQYKIDRVALLPMGEGQFIMALNAAMRKGIQKGEGQSVQVQLKADERELKPPADFMACLADEPDAQTFFLQLTKGHQLYFGRWIDSAKTEPTRIKRIAQAVSALAAGMGYPAMIRAAKKSKEML; from the coding sequence ATGATCAATTTTTCTACTCTTATCAAACGCTTTAACAAGCAAGGCGAAAAAACCGGCTGGACGTATATTGAAATATCGCAGGCTATTGCGGAACAATTGAAACCTGGAAATAAAAAATCATTTCGCGTAAGTGGAAAATTAGATCAGTACAAAATAGATAGAGTGGCGCTGCTGCCCATGGGTGAAGGACAATTTATAATGGCATTGAATGCAGCTATGCGAAAGGGCATTCAAAAAGGCGAAGGCCAAAGTGTACAGGTACAACTAAAAGCAGACGAAAGAGAGCTAAAGCCTCCCGCCGATTTTATGGCTTGCTTAGCTGATGAACCAGATGCACAGACATTCTTCTTACAACTAACCAAAGGTCACCAATTATATTTTGGACGCTGGATAGACAGCGCAAAAACGGAACCCACAAGGATTAAACGAATAGCCCAGGCAGTGTCTGCATTAGCTGCGGGTATGGGTTATCCAGCAATGATCAGGGCTGCTAAAAAATCCAAAGAAATGCTATAA
- a CDS encoding nucleoside deaminase: MKDETFLQRSLALAKESTTKGNLPFGCLLVDSTGSILEEAGNTVSTDKNPIAHCELNLVQQMAGKYTASFLQNCTIYCSVEPCPMCAGAIYWSGIGRVVFALDTNTYNAIGQVDTAALFEIPCQEIVEKGGRKVEVVGPAFHKEAVEFYRSLLKQ, from the coding sequence ATGAAAGACGAAACTTTTCTTCAAAGGTCTTTGGCGCTTGCCAAAGAGTCGACAACAAAAGGCAATTTGCCTTTTGGTTGTTTACTAGTAGATAGTACCGGTTCTATACTTGAAGAGGCGGGTAATACTGTTAGTACAGATAAAAACCCAATAGCACATTGCGAGTTAAACCTGGTACAACAAATGGCTGGAAAATATACAGCCAGCTTTTTGCAGAACTGTACAATCTATTGCAGTGTAGAGCCATGCCCTATGTGTGCGGGCGCTATATATTGGAGTGGTATAGGACGAGTTGTATTTGCGTTGGATACAAACACCTACAATGCAATTGGTCAAGTAGATACTGCTGCTTTATTTGAAATTCCTTGTCAGGAAATAGTTGAAAAGGGAGGAAGAAAAGTTGAGGTTGTCGGGCCGGCTTTTCATAAGGAAGCTGTAGAATTCTATCGCTCTTTATTAAAACAGTAA